In the Clostridium beijerinckii genome, one interval contains:
- a CDS encoding tRNA dihydrouridine synthase, which translates to MKYYLAPMEGITEYIYRNSYEKFFGNVDKYFTPFIVPNESRSLKTKELVDVLPENNKGMNIVPQILTNDAEGFINTSRKLQQLGYSEVNLNLGCPAKAVVSKSRGSGFLAKRKELDSFLEEIFKMDDIKISIKTRIGKDNPEEFYELIKIYNKYPLEELIIHPRTQKDFYGNKPNLNVFRDALSLSNNPVCYNGDIFTINDYNKLVADFPEVNTVMLGRGILANPGLISIIKNDINTSKNILKDFHDEILNRYIEVFPEDVYAINRMKELFGYMIYIFSDNKEYAKKIRSAQKLSDYTEAVQSLFTEQEIIKEAGLFYNKQ; encoded by the coding sequence ATGAAATACTATTTAGCGCCCATGGAGGGAATTACTGAATATATATATAGAAATTCTTATGAAAAGTTTTTTGGAAATGTGGATAAATACTTTACACCTTTTATTGTTCCAAATGAAAGTAGAAGTCTTAAGACTAAGGAGCTTGTAGATGTCTTGCCTGAAAATAATAAAGGCATGAATATAGTACCTCAAATACTTACTAACGATGCAGAAGGCTTCATTAATACTTCTAGAAAGTTGCAACAATTAGGGTATAGCGAAGTTAACTTAAATTTAGGATGTCCTGCTAAGGCTGTTGTTTCAAAGAGCAGGGGCTCAGGATTTTTGGCAAAAAGGAAAGAACTAGATTCATTTCTAGAGGAAATATTCAAGATGGATGATATTAAGATTTCTATAAAAACTAGAATAGGAAAAGATAATCCAGAAGAATTTTATGAGCTAATAAAAATTTACAATAAATATCCTTTGGAAGAGTTAATTATTCATCCTAGAACACAAAAAGATTTTTATGGAAATAAACCTAATTTAAATGTATTTAGAGATGCCTTATCACTAAGTAATAACCCAGTATGCTACAATGGAGATATTTTCACAATTAATGATTATAATAAATTAGTAGCGGATTTTCCTGAGGTAAATACAGTAATGCTAGGAAGAGGCATACTTGCTAATCCAGGGTTGATTAGCATAATAAAAAATGATATTAATACAAGCAAAAATATATTAAAAGATTTCCATGATGAAATTTTAAATAGATATATAGAGGTGTTTCCAGAAGATGTATATGCAATAAATAGAATGAAAGAACTATTTGGATATATGATTTACATATTTTCAGATAATAAAGAATACGCTAAAAAAATAAGAAGTGCACAAAAGTTAAGCGATTATACTGAAGCTGTGCAAAGTTTATTTACAGAGCAAGAAATTATAAAAGAAGCTGGATTGTTTTATAATAAGCAATAA
- a CDS encoding molecular chaperone DnaJ: MTDYHKLLGVEKNASKEEIKKAYEMQVEKMRKEVVNEKRLNQFLKIFDEAYEALISLEENQSVKENLTVAINPKEIQKEKDYSNEDEDSKSRRNSRSKAKGSGGKSNNLKRKETSRNKERKNSLNDDKEEKGRKQRAAEKKSQNDSKKAFNLIMLPFKILAFPFIVVLSVIIAVLQVINIISWIATKVLIVGSISVGAIHLYQVKMGQAINYNILILAGAVLLASFFLPYILKLLLKVLQTINDVLKGFVF, from the coding sequence ATGACAGATTACCATAAGTTATTAGGCGTAGAAAAGAATGCATCGAAGGAAGAGATAAAAAAAGCCTATGAAATGCAAGTAGAGAAAATGAGAAAAGAAGTGGTTAATGAAAAAAGACTTAATCAATTCTTAAAGATATTTGATGAGGCTTATGAAGCTTTAATCAGCTTAGAGGAAAATCAATCGGTTAAAGAAAATTTAACAGTAGCTATAAATCCAAAAGAAATACAAAAAGAAAAAGATTATAGTAATGAAGATGAAGATTCTAAAAGTAGGCGTAATTCTAGAAGTAAGGCAAAGGGTTCTGGAGGGAAAAGTAATAATCTAAAGAGAAAAGAAACTTCAAGAAATAAAGAGAGAAAAAATAGCTTAAACGATGATAAAGAGGAAAAAGGAAGAAAACAAAGAGCAGCCGAAAAGAAATCGCAAAATGATAGTAAAAAGGCATTTAATTTGATTATGCTGCCATTTAAGATATTAGCGTTTCCATTTATAGTTGTATTATCAGTAATAATAGCAGTATTACAGGTTATAAACATAATTTCATGGATAGCAACTAAAGTATTAATCGTTGGATCTATATCTGTGGGAGCCATACACTTATATCAGGTTAAAATGGGACAAGCGATAAATTATAATATATTAATTTTGGCTGGTGCAGTATTATTAGCATCATTTTTCTTACCATACATCTTAAAGTTATTATTAAAAGTTTTACAAACCATAAATGATGTATTAAAAGGCTTTGTTTTTTAG
- a CDS encoding TetR/AcrR family transcriptional regulator, with protein sequence MEQNKVDRRTRKTKKVLIEALTKLMSEKKINKITVKELTDLADVNRSTFYLYYNDIYDMLEKIETGLFNDFTEAYDKFSEETASYDNLLSFLTYLLEFIKTNADMFKILLGHDGDYAFIEKFKNFIKYANLPVNSSFSKTKAYYYIPYTISGFIGVVQQWLNDDMNVPPKDLAATIIEMF encoded by the coding sequence ATGGAGCAAAATAAAGTAGATAGACGTACACGAAAAACTAAGAAAGTTTTAATAGAAGCCTTAACAAAACTTATGTCTGAAAAGAAAATAAATAAGATTACTGTTAAAGAACTTACTGACTTGGCTGATGTTAACAGATCAACTTTCTATCTTTATTACAATGATATATATGATATGTTAGAAAAAATCGAAACAGGATTATTCAATGATTTTACTGAGGCTTATGACAAATTTTCAGAAGAAACAGCCTCCTATGATAATTTATTATCATTTTTAACTTATTTACTTGAATTCATAAAAACCAATGCAGATATGTTTAAAATATTACTTGGCCATGATGGAGATTATGCTTTTATAGAAAAATTCAAGAACTTTATAAAATATGCTAATTTACCAGTAAACAGTTCATTTTCTAAGACAAAAGCCTATTATTACATCCCTTATACAATCTCAGGGTTTATTGGAGTTGTACAACAGTGGCTTAATGATGATATGAATGTTCCACCTAAAGATTTAGCTGCTACCATAATAGAAATGTTCTAA
- a CDS encoding MMPL family transporter has protein sequence MRKILKHRFSILLIWIIATIVFVINQPNFNAVLSQKGGATISENSPSVVAQEMINKMGDSKGDSLLLVFNSDKELSDDDLNDIEQGIDKLNENKEKLKINDIIDPFSKPEAKDQMISKDNTTVLVSISFDKGERDSNAVIQDFNNEIKDVKVNHYITGSLAINNDYQNEVAKSVDKSALITIGFILVVLVLMFRSVVTPLVTLLAVGVSYVSSMGIIGVLVNKFNFPITSFTQMFICLVLFGIGTDYHILLLNRFKEELSNGLTIDEAIINSYKTSGKTILYSGLTVLMAFASLTFVQFSIYRSANAVAIGIAILLVEMFTFTPIAMKLLGSKLFWPSKQASGHKESGLWGRITSMSVKHPVVSLLVVAAILTPVIALNANKLSFDNIKDLSDSNESVKGFNIITDKFSAGKVMQTTVVLESDEPLDNNEDLAVIDNITEKLKGVKGIKEVSGPTQPMGTIIDNFYTNKQTDTVVNGLSSANDGIGKVKDGLNKMDNSLSAPDFSSVKNLSEGTGNLEGGMDAITNGLVKINDGIAQGANGADNLASGIGQLKSGLAQINGGLNNISSKITEINNGYNTLGEGYKSLETSISQLKQMSSMMQGSIAKVDEKLPNDPDVAALKEMINKLGSSLDSITSAMNTANNNYDKLTSGLNQVNDGLKTVIASTSSDSEFAKGINELENGAKALSNGLKQGSAGQEQVISSMSQLKNGADKIKTGQDSLYNGLNNLSGGMTKLKDGLNGSSNGLSSISNGIDKSNDFLNQLTNTKSFYIPDEAFSNSDISKMFDAYMSKDRKIAKLTITLDSEPYSDSSINLIDNISTVVQNNLSGTKLSNVKYGVAGATANSNDLSNVATHDITFTQIIVLGAIFILLVIVIRSFWIPVYIVGSLGVAYYAALSSTAFISKMLFSSAAEGLSWNVPFFSFIMIAALGVDYSIFLMMRFKEYPNISAKEAIVLASRKIGAVVMSAAIILAGTFATLYPSNIVILMELAIAVVIGLFLLAFVLLPIAIPALMSLSEDISKKSNTKMKEIAQAMKNNNYIEEI, from the coding sequence ATGAGAAAAATATTAAAGCATCGTTTTAGTATATTGCTTATATGGATTATAGCCACAATAGTATTCGTAATTAATCAACCAAATTTTAATGCGGTACTAAGTCAGAAGGGTGGAGCTACTATAAGTGAAAACTCACCATCTGTAGTTGCTCAAGAAATGATAAATAAAATGGGTGATTCTAAAGGAGATTCATTGTTATTAGTATTTAATAGCGATAAGGAACTCTCAGATGATGATCTGAATGATATTGAACAAGGTATAGATAAATTAAATGAAAATAAAGAAAAATTGAAAATAAATGATATTATAGATCCATTCAGTAAGCCTGAAGCAAAAGATCAAATGATATCAAAAGATAATACAACTGTACTTGTATCAATTTCCTTTGATAAAGGTGAAAGAGATAGTAATGCTGTAATACAAGATTTTAATAATGAAATCAAAGATGTTAAGGTAAATCATTATATCACAGGTTCGCTTGCCATAAATAATGATTATCAAAATGAAGTAGCAAAGAGTGTTGATAAAAGTGCTTTAATAACTATAGGGTTTATATTAGTTGTACTAGTGCTTATGTTCCGTTCAGTTGTTACACCTTTAGTAACGCTTCTAGCAGTAGGGGTATCATATGTATCATCAATGGGTATTATAGGTGTGCTAGTTAATAAATTTAATTTTCCTATTACAAGTTTCACTCAAATGTTCATATGTTTAGTACTTTTTGGAATTGGAACAGATTATCATATACTCTTACTTAATAGATTTAAAGAAGAGTTATCTAATGGATTAACTATAGATGAAGCTATTATAAACAGTTATAAAACTTCAGGTAAGACAATATTATATAGCGGCTTAACAGTTTTAATGGCTTTTGCAAGTTTAACTTTTGTACAATTTTCTATATATAGATCAGCTAATGCTGTTGCTATAGGCATAGCTATTCTTTTAGTAGAAATGTTTACTTTTACTCCTATAGCTATGAAATTATTAGGTAGTAAGTTATTTTGGCCTTCTAAACAAGCAAGTGGTCATAAAGAAAGTGGTTTATGGGGAAGAATAACTTCAATGTCAGTTAAGCATCCAGTAGTTTCATTGTTAGTTGTTGCAGCAATACTTACTCCTGTAATAGCACTTAATGCAAATAAATTATCTTTTGATAATATTAAGGATTTAAGTGATTCAAATGAATCTGTAAAAGGCTTTAATATTATTACAGACAAGTTCAGTGCAGGAAAGGTTATGCAGACTACTGTTGTTTTAGAAAGCGATGAACCTTTGGACAATAATGAAGATTTAGCAGTTATAGATAATATTACTGAAAAGCTTAAAGGAGTAAAGGGAATAAAAGAAGTATCAGGACCAACTCAGCCTATGGGAACTATAATAGATAATTTTTATACAAATAAGCAGACAGATACTGTAGTGAATGGATTATCTAGTGCAAATGATGGGATTGGAAAGGTTAAGGATGGATTAAACAAGATGGATAACAGTCTATCAGCTCCAGATTTTTCATCAGTTAAAAATCTATCTGAAGGTACTGGTAATCTTGAAGGTGGAATGGATGCAATAACTAATGGATTAGTAAAAATCAATGATGGAATTGCACAAGGAGCAAATGGTGCAGATAACCTAGCATCAGGTATAGGGCAGCTTAAATCAGGCTTAGCTCAAATAAATGGTGGACTTAATAATATTTCAAGCAAAATCACAGAAATAAACAATGGATATAATACACTTGGAGAAGGATATAAGTCCCTAGAGACATCTATAAGTCAATTAAAGCAGATGTCATCAATGATGCAAGGAAGTATCGCAAAAGTTGATGAAAAATTACCAAATGATCCAGATGTAGCAGCACTTAAAGAGATGATTAACAAATTAGGTTCTTCACTAGATAGCATTACTTCAGCAATGAATACTGCTAATAATAACTACGATAAACTTACTTCAGGCTTGAATCAGGTCAATGATGGTTTAAAAACAGTTATTGCTAGTACAAGTTCAGATTCAGAGTTTGCAAAAGGTATTAATGAACTTGAGAATGGTGCCAAAGCACTTTCTAATGGATTAAAGCAAGGTAGTGCTGGACAAGAACAAGTTATTTCAAGTATGTCGCAACTAAAAAATGGTGCTGATAAAATTAAAACAGGACAAGATTCCTTATACAATGGATTAAATAATCTTAGTGGAGGAATGACAAAACTAAAGGATGGATTAAACGGAAGCAGTAATGGATTGTCTAGTATATCAAATGGAATTGATAAGAGTAACGATTTTTTAAATCAGCTTACTAATACAAAAAGTTTTTATATACCAGATGAAGCTTTTAGTAATTCAGATATAAGTAAAATGTTTGATGCATATATGTCTAAAGATAGAAAAATAGCGAAGTTAACTATAACTTTAGATTCAGAGCCATATTCTGATTCTTCAATTAATCTTATAGATAATATAAGTACTGTAGTTCAAAATAACCTCAGTGGTACAAAGCTTTCTAATGTAAAATATGGAGTTGCAGGGGCAACAGCTAATTCTAATGATTTAAGTAATGTTGCAACACATGATATAACTTTTACTCAAATAATAGTATTAGGAGCTATATTTATATTACTAGTTATTGTAATAAGGTCATTTTGGATTCCAGTTTATATAGTAGGTTCACTTGGAGTGGCTTATTATGCAGCTTTATCATCAACAGCGTTTATATCAAAAATGTTATTTAGCAGTGCAGCAGAAGGGTTGTCTTGGAATGTTCCTTTCTTCTCATTTATAATGATAGCTGCACTTGGTGTTGATTATAGTATATTCTTGATGATGCGTTTTAAGGAATATCCAAATATTTCTGCAAAAGAAGCTATAGTTTTAGCATCAAGAAAAATAGGTGCAGTAGTAATGTCAGCAGCTATTATTTTAGCTGGAACTTTCGCTACTTTATATCCTTCGAATATTGTTATATTAATGGAACTTGCAATAGCTGTTGTTATAGGATTATTCCTATTAGCTTTTGTTTTACTTCCAATAGCAATACCAGCGCTTATGTCACTATCAGAAGATATTTCAAAAAAATCGAATACTAAAATGAAAGAAATTGCACAAGCAATGAAAAATAATAATTATATAGAAGAAATATAG
- a CDS encoding flavodoxin family protein, with translation MSFTVLGITAGRKDSNSEILLKEALLACQEQGADVKMINLRDYNIMECSGCTACTHGMSNGKNVGCTLSKKDDKEEIMKVMLNVDAIIATAPTYDLMPTATFSKFMHRNLAYESAFLEFIGAIEHKDRVAGLIAVGGSTRSWQSMALESMQATCFTNDFKVVDMYLATRVPAPKQCLLYDDMIERAHKMGENIMKSLNTPVGERTWLGDEGMGWCPHCHSNALILGEVQWDGLHYPVECQVCGAGGNLEKTEDGKWKFVIQEDGLIRDRTSVEGRGHHVKEIMHTQGGFYTDENLAVVKEKFAKYKELKFPTIEINK, from the coding sequence ATGAGTTTTACAGTATTAGGTATTACAGCAGGAAGAAAAGATTCAAATTCAGAAATCTTATTAAAGGAAGCATTACTTGCATGTCAAGAACAAGGTGCAGATGTTAAGATGATTAATTTAAGAGATTATAATATTATGGAATGTTCAGGGTGTACAGCTTGTACACATGGGATGAGTAATGGAAAAAATGTTGGTTGTACATTAAGCAAAAAAGATGATAAGGAAGAAATTATGAAAGTGATGCTAAATGTAGATGCTATAATTGCAACTGCACCAACATATGACTTAATGCCAACAGCAACATTTTCAAAATTTATGCATAGAAATCTAGCATATGAATCAGCATTCTTAGAATTTATTGGTGCAATTGAGCATAAGGATAGAGTTGCAGGTTTAATTGCAGTTGGGGGATCTACTCGTTCTTGGCAGTCAATGGCACTTGAAAGCATGCAGGCTACATGTTTTACAAATGATTTTAAAGTAGTTGATATGTATTTAGCAACAAGAGTTCCAGCACCAAAACAGTGCTTATTATACGATGATATGATAGAACGTGCTCATAAAATGGGTGAAAATATAATGAAATCATTAAATACTCCAGTAGGGGAAAGAACATGGCTTGGAGATGAAGGTATGGGATGGTGTCCACATTGCCATTCAAATGCATTAATTCTTGGAGAAGTGCAATGGGACGGGCTACATTACCCAGTTGAATGTCAAGTTTGTGGTGCTGGTGGAAACTTAGAGAAGACAGAAGACGGAAAATGGAAATTTGTTATCCAAGAAGATGGATTGATTCGTGATCGTACATCTGTTGAAGGCAGAGGACATCATGTAAAGGAGATTATGCATACACAGGGTGGTTTCTATACAGACGAGAATTTGGCAGTTGTTAAGGAAAAATTTGCAAAGTATAAGGAATTAAAGTTCCCTACAATTGAAATCAATAAATAA
- a CDS encoding PucR family transcriptional regulator, translating into MKKEYDLYKKRYELYDSLFVQNNIDDILSIAENFLGNPIFILDTSYRLITRSNLAKCENSSIETHNGEDYLLSGIISLMKENKCMDTIYKTNNSFFHYSDENLIFCSIKVNGISIGYISVLQRNRDFEDEDLELTNILSNLLSIQIQKENLFISNSGLDEEYYLMDLLVNDIDNLEYASERLKYSSFTLSKCNLILSIPFKQKYEDYRHNFGLRELIQRLKGILGNCISTYYKDTIIFLISSDNEQIISEYIKENLLEFLKLNNLRCGASINFNNLLDIKDYFKQSICALKLSSYMKIHSNISYFEDYIEYYLIHISASSKENNDLPRIDITTLVNPLIKKLIKYDEKNKTELFITLKTYLECNRNANHTSNKLNIHRSTLFYRFNKIQSLLDISLEDSNNLFKLELSIKILNYNEFS; encoded by the coding sequence ATGAAAAAGGAATACGATTTATATAAGAAAAGATATGAACTTTATGATAGTTTATTTGTTCAAAATAATATTGATGATATTCTTAGCATAGCTGAGAACTTTTTAGGAAATCCTATTTTTATTTTAGATACAAGCTATCGACTCATCACTCGTTCTAATCTAGCTAAGTGTGAAAATTCAAGTATTGAAACCCATAATGGTGAAGATTATTTATTATCAGGTATTATTAGTTTAATGAAAGAAAATAAATGCATGGATACTATTTATAAAACAAATAATTCATTTTTTCATTATTCCGATGAAAATTTAATATTTTGCTCTATTAAAGTTAATGGAATTTCAATAGGATATATAAGTGTTCTTCAACGTAATCGTGATTTTGAAGATGAAGATTTAGAACTTACAAATATATTATCCAATTTACTTTCTATTCAAATACAAAAAGAAAATCTATTTATAAGTAATTCAGGTTTAGATGAGGAATATTATTTGATGGATTTATTGGTAAATGACATAGATAATTTGGAATATGCCAGTGAACGCTTAAAATATAGTAGCTTTACTTTAAGTAAATGCAATCTAATCCTTTCAATCCCCTTCAAACAGAAATATGAGGATTATAGACATAACTTTGGATTAAGAGAATTAATTCAAAGACTTAAAGGTATACTTGGAAATTGTATCTCAACTTATTATAAGGATACAATTATTTTTCTTATTAGCAGTGATAATGAACAAATTATCAGTGAATACATAAAAGAGAATCTATTAGAATTTTTAAAACTAAATAATTTAAGATGTGGAGCTAGTATTAATTTTAATAATTTATTGGATATAAAAGATTACTTTAAGCAATCAATATGCGCTTTAAAGCTATCATCATATATGAAAATCCATAGTAATATAAGTTATTTTGAAGATTACATTGAATATTATCTTATTCATATATCTGCAAGTTCAAAAGAAAATAATGATTTACCTAGAATTGATATAACAACCTTAGTTAACCCTCTAATAAAAAAGCTTATTAAATACGATGAGAAGAATAAAACTGAATTATTTATAACCCTAAAAACTTACTTAGAATGTAATAGAAATGCCAATCATACATCAAATAAATTAAATATACATAGAAGCACATTATTTTATCGTTTTAATAAGATTCAAAGTTTACTTGATATTTCTTTGGAAGACAGTAATAATTTATTTAAATTAGAATTATCAATTAAAATTTTAAATTACAATGAATTTTCTTAA
- a CDS encoding alpha/beta-type small acid-soluble spore protein, with amino-acid sequence MSSNNSGRNRTLVPEAKQGLNRLKTEVASEVGLSNYESMDKGNLSSRQNGYVGGYMVKHMIEDYEQGLK; translated from the coding sequence ATGTCATCAAATAATAGTGGAAGAAATAGAACATTAGTACCAGAAGCAAAACAAGGATTAAACAGATTAAAAACTGAGGTTGCTTCAGAAGTTGGATTAAGCAATTATGAAAGCATGGATAAAGGAAACCTTTCTTCAAGACAAAATGGATATGTTGGCGGATATATGGTAAAACATATGATCGAAGATTACGAACAAGGTCTTAAGTAA
- a CDS encoding YIEGIA family protein: MEKEILSQYYIFLILIPILCGTVARYITLVVDYRQYPSYPNGYLIHLVAGFISSGIGAIAIPAILERNFEAITFLVLATEQFREVRKIEKESLQDLDNVEHVFRGEAYIDGIAKTFEARNYLSLLVSFLTSLTMHLVPHNIILINILSGILAGGIIFYILKNFSKGKSIGDIAQVKLAKITVKNSELYVDDIFVTNHLGTDRARNLVKDGGMAAIIYPNERHFNRIIDHHGQRQAIIFEACRMLGLKRYHYTKCDYETGRVAVMLVPIIYNEGSFIETIKKTPLLESIKKSSSLMKSNLNK; encoded by the coding sequence ATGGAAAAAGAAATCCTTTCTCAGTATTATATATTTTTAATCTTAATACCAATACTATGTGGTACTGTTGCTAGATATATTACCCTAGTAGTTGATTACAGGCAGTATCCCAGCTATCCAAATGGATATTTAATTCATTTAGTAGCTGGATTCATATCTTCTGGAATAGGCGCTATTGCAATTCCAGCCATTCTCGAAAGGAACTTTGAAGCAATAACATTCCTAGTTCTTGCTACTGAGCAGTTTAGAGAAGTACGAAAAATAGAGAAAGAAAGTCTTCAAGATCTTGATAATGTGGAACATGTTTTTAGAGGAGAAGCTTACATTGATGGCATTGCCAAAACTTTTGAAGCGAGAAATTATTTATCATTGTTAGTTTCTTTTTTAACTAGCTTAACCATGCACCTTGTGCCTCATAACATCATTCTAATAAATATATTAAGCGGTATTTTAGCTGGAGGAATAATTTTTTATATACTCAAAAATTTTTCAAAAGGTAAATCTATCGGGGATATTGCTCAAGTAAAGCTAGCCAAAATAACTGTAAAAAATTCCGAACTCTATGTGGATGATATATTTGTTACAAATCATTTAGGTACAGATAGGGCAAGGAATTTAGTTAAAGATGGTGGCATGGCAGCTATAATTTATCCAAATGAAAGGCACTTCAACAGAATAATTGATCACCACGGTCAAAGGCAGGCCATAATATTTGAAGCGTGCAGAATGTTAGGACTAAAAAGATATCACTATACTAAATGTGACTACGAAACAGGAAGAGTCGCTGTTATGCTAGTTCCAATAATTTATAATGAAGGCTCTTTTATAGAAACAATAAAGAAAACCCCTCTTTTAGAGAGTATAAAAAAGAGTTCTAGTTTAATGAAATCTAATCTTAATAAATAG
- a CDS encoding capping complex subunit for YIEGIA yields MGTDFYNTGYEIIAYITLSKDRAQNGNPLILVAQTQEEQKQLTDDISKALRAEVVQLTCGDYMIISKN; encoded by the coding sequence ATGGGTACAGATTTTTATAATACTGGTTATGAAATAATAGCATATATAACCCTATCTAAAGATAGGGCACAAAATGGAAACCCCTTAATTTTAGTTGCCCAAACTCAAGAGGAGCAAAAGCAGTTAACTGATGATATTTCAAAGGCTTTAAGGGCAGAAGTAGTTCAACTTACTTGCGGCGATTATATGATTATTAGCAAAAACTAA
- a CDS encoding methyltransferase family protein, producing MNAFLTVIPLILIRYGILSIIDKESLKRAGFFAPLIGREKVAFWVYQITTVLILLYPLLLKIKTDSDWFYIGLGVYSLGIILYAVSIVNYAKPKMNGINLNGLYRVSRNPMYIAYFIYFLGCALLTHSLILLALLICFQVSAHWIILSEERWCIKKFGEEYIKYMNKVRRYI from the coding sequence ATGAATGCATTTTTGACAGTAATACCACTAATACTTATTAGGTATGGGATTTTAAGTATAATAGACAAAGAATCACTTAAACGTGCGGGTTTCTTTGCTCCATTAATCGGAAGAGAAAAAGTAGCATTCTGGGTTTATCAAATTACAACCGTACTTATTTTACTATACCCACTATTACTCAAAATCAAAACTGACTCTGATTGGTTTTACATAGGTTTAGGAGTATATAGTTTAGGAATTATTTTATATGCCGTATCTATAGTAAATTATGCTAAGCCTAAAATGAATGGAATAAATTTAAACGGATTATACCGAGTATCCCGCAATCCTATGTACATTGCATATTTTATTTATTTTTTAGGGTGTGCATTGCTAACACATTCCTTGATATTACTTGCGTTATTAATCTGTTTTCAAGTATCCGCACACTGGATTATTCTTTCAGAAGAAAGATGGTGTATTAAGAAATTCGGAGAAGAGTATATAAAATATATGAATAAAGTGAGACGTTATATTTAG
- a CDS encoding glutaredoxin translates to MKGYFIMKIYGSNVCPSTLKAIEELKEKNINFDYRDFCEDIKALKEFVAIRDENSLFDDVKDEKRIGIPCFVLDNGVITLDKNYAIEESMKNR, encoded by the coding sequence ATGAAAGGATATTTTATTATGAAGATTTATGGAAGTAATGTGTGTCCATCTACACTAAAGGCTATAGAGGAACTAAAAGAAAAAAATATTAACTTTGATTATAGAGATTTTTGCGAAGATATAAAAGCTTTGAAGGAATTTGTTGCAATTCGTGATGAAAATTCACTATTTGATGATGTTAAAGATGAAAAGAGAATAGGGATACCATGTTTTGTTTTGGATAATGGAGTTATAACACTTGATAAAAATTATGCAATAGAAGAATCTATGAAAAATAGATAG